GGTTATCGGCAAAAAGGGATGGATGCTGTAGCGTCATCCTCGACCCTGGCTGCCAATTTTTTCCTCACATGAGAACGGCCATCACGACAGCCCCGAAGCATCTATCATCACGGCTTCGACTTCATAGCATCACTTTGTGCAGATGACTCAAAACTTGCAGAACGCTCCTCAAGCAGACTCGGACAAGGCATCGCGCCTGAATGCAGCGGAGTACGAAAACCTTCCGCGCGAAACGCTTATTGAGATGTTGAGGCGACGCGACCGCCAGACCCCATATGGCTTAGTCTGGGAAAGCAAGAACATTGTGCAAGACAAGGCACTGAACCGCGATTTTGTCGCGCTTGAGCTAAACCCCTCGTTGTCGTGCGGTGCGGCACCATGGCGCAATCTCATCATCGAGGGCGACAACTACGATGCCTTGCGCAACCTAGTCAGTACCTATGCCGGGCAGGTCAAGCTTATCTATATTGACCCACCGTATAACACGGGGCGTAAAGATTTTGTTTACAACGACAGTTATTTTGACTCGACCAATCGCTATCGGCATTCGACGTGGTTGGAGTTCATGTATCAGCGGCTACGGCTAGCCAAAGACCTGCTTACGGAAGATGGGGTTATTTTTGTGTCCATCGACGATAACGAGCTATTTAACCTCGGATTGTTAATGAATAAGGTGTTTGGCGAAGGAAATTTCATCGCCAATGTTATTTGGCAGAAAGTCTATTCCCCGAAAAATACGGCCATTCATTTCTCTGATGACCATGAGTACGTGTTAATTTACACTGCCGACCGGAATATTTGGCGACCGAATCCTTTACCTCGTTCAGCAGAACAAGACAAGGCATATAAAAATCTCGATAATGATGCTCGTGGTGTATGGAAGGCCGAAAATATGACGGCGCGCAATCCATATAGCGCAGGTCGGTATCCGGTAACCTGTCCCTCCGGGCGAGTAATCGAAGGTCCGCCGGCGGGCACATACTGGCGAATTTCAAAAGAAAAACTCCTTGAACTGGATGCGGATAATCGAATTTGGTGGGGGAAAAATGGAAATAACACTCCTGCCGTCAAACGATTTCTCTCCGAGGTCAAGCAAGGCGTCGTACCTCAAACGCTGTGGACCTACGACGCCGTAGGCCACACACAAGACGCAAAAAAGCAGCTCAATGAAATATTGTCAAAGGACAGAAACGAAGATGTATTTTCGACCCCAAAGCCATTACAGTTGATGGACCGTATCCTGCGTTTGGCAACAAAACCCGGCGATTTGGTTCTCGACTTCTTTGCCGGTTCCGGCACGCTGGCACAAGCCATGTTGCAACTCAACAAGGAAGATGGCGGCGAGCGCCGTTTCATTCTGGTATCTAACACCGAAGCCACCGATTCCGAGCCGGACAAAAACCTGTGCCGCGATGTGTGCGCGACGCGAGTACGGCGAGCAATCGAAGGCTACACGTCCGCTAAGGCTGGCCAGGTCGAAGGCCTCGGCGGCGATTTCGCATACGTGCGTGCCCGCCACATCCCGACGCATCGCCTGGAAGAACGGCTGGACGATGGCATGGTCTGGTCGTATATCCAGATGAAGCACCATCATCCTCTGTCCGAGCGCGGCAGGCTGATTTCGGTGTCGGCCTGGATGCAAGAGGTCATCATCTATGTACCAAACACCACGGCGAAGATGAAAACCGCCCTGCGCGAAGCACTGGCCGAGCATCCACAAGCCATTGTCTATACCTGGACGCCAGCGGCATTGGTGGATGTGGTCAACGAAAACAACCTGCGAGAAGTGCCGTCCGACCTGACGCGCGGCTTCCGATTTGGCAAGCTCGGGGGCGTTCAAGCATGAGCCGCATCGACCCGTTACCGTTCCAGGAGCGGCATATCGCTGCGCTGGTCGAACGATTCCCGAATCTGCGCGACGACTACAATCGGTTAACGAATCCGGGCGAGTTGAACACGCTGTGCAAGTAGTCGGCGGCCGTCATGCTGCAGGCACCGACTGGCATTGGCAAAACGCTGATTGCAACCGAAGTCGTTGCGCGCTTCTCGTCGCTCGATAACGTCGTCTGGCTCTGGTTCGCGCCCTATGCCACGCTGATTGGTCAAGCCGCAAACACCCGCTCGCAGCGGGCAAAAAAATCATCTTCATTGCGGAAATACAGATTTCGTATGCACCGCATAGCGATGAAATCATCGGCAATCAGGGTGGTCCCACTCCCAACCCATAGACAAAGACCGCACAAAATCCTGTCCCGCAAAACCGTACCCGACTTGCCTGCACCCTTGGCTAGAAGCGCCTCCAAAAACGTTACAATTGCCATTTCCGTGATTAAAATTTATACAAAATCGCTGCGTTTCCGCTCCGATTTGTGCGTGTTGCTCTCGTCGCCTGGCTGCCGCCTTTTCCCGGCATCGCCACCGCTGTCGCATAGAGACAGCGCTTAAACGATTGATACTTCAGGAAATTTCATGAGCCTCAAATGCGGCATCGTCGGCTTGCCCAACGTCGGCAAGTCCACTCTCTTTAACGCGCTGACTAAGGCGGGCATCGCCGCCGAGAACTATCCGTTTTGCACGATCGAGCCAAATGTCGGCGTGGTCGAGGTGCCGGATCCGCGGCTCGACGCTTTGGCACAGATCGTCAAGCCTGAACGCGTGCTTCCAGCGGTCGTCGAGTTCGTCGATATCGCCGGGCTCGTCGCGGGTGCGAGCAAGGGCGAAGGTCTGGGTAACCAGTTCCTGGCCAACATCCGCGAGACGGATGCGATCACGCACGTGGTGCGCTGCTTTGACGACGACAACGTGATTCACGTCGCCGGCAAGGTGGACCCGCTCGCGGACATCGAAGTGATCCATACTGAGTTGGCGCTGGCTGACCTGGCGACCGTGGAGAAGGCGCTCGCACGCTATTCGAAGGCGGCAAAATCGGGCAATGACAAGGAAGCAGTCAAGCTAGCAGCCGTGTTGGACAAGGTACGCGCACAGCTGGACCAGGTACGCCCGGTCCGTGCGATGGATCTGTCCGAGGACGAACGTGCGTTGATCAAGCCGTTCTGCCTAATTACTGCGAAGCCGACGATGTACGTGGCTAACGTGCGGGAGGACGGTTTCGAGAACAATCCGTACCTCGATGCGGTGCGTGGCTACGCAGCGAAGGAAGGCTCGCCGGTCGTCGCCGTGTGCGCCGCCATCGAAGCGGAAATCGCCGAGTTACCGGACGATGAAAAAGGCATTTTTCTGTCCGACATGGGCATGGACGAGCCTGGACTGAATCGCGTGATCCGGGCGGGCTTCAAGCTGCTGGGGCTGCAGACGTACTTCACCGCCGGCGTCAAGGAAGTGCGCGCGTGGACCATCCATGTCGGTGATACGGCACCGCAAGCGGCCGGTGTCATCCATACGGATTTCGAGCGCGGCTTTATCCGCGCTCAGACGATTTCGTACGATGATTACATCACGTACAAAGGAGAACAAGGCGCGAAGGAAGCGGGCAAGATGCGCGCCGAAGGCAAGGAGTACGTCGTCCAGGATGGGGATGTGATGAACTTCTTGTTCAACGTCTAACGCGCTGTTGCCGGCGCGCGGTCCAATAGCGCTCACTGCGCCGCGACAAACTCCGCGAGTCACCCGCCGCCATGTCCGTGCATTGCAGCCGTCCCCGCCGCTACTCAGGCAACGGCAGCGACCAATCGGCATCCGGCACGCCTGCGGCCGCGGCCTGCCGGCGCCCCACAGTCGCACCGGTGGCGTCCCATCCCCGCGTCAACTCCAGCGCCTGGCGCTCGAACAACCGTCGGTAGAAGCCCCCCTCCACGCGAATCAATTCATCGTGGCTGCCTTCCTCGACAATCCGTCCCTTATCCATCACGAGCAGCCGGTCCAGTGTTCGGACCGTGGACAGCCGGTGCGCGACGACCAGCGTCGTGCGCCCCATCATCAGTCGCTCCATCGCCCGCTGGATCAGCACCTCGCTCTCGCTGTCTAGGCTGGAGGTCGCCTCGTCCAAGATTAGGATCGGCGCATCGGCAAGAAAGGCACGCGCGATCGCCACCCGCTGGCGCTCGCCACCGGACAGTTTGATGCCCCGCTCGCCGACCAACGTCTCGTAGCCGTCGGGCAGCGCGGTGATGAAGTCGTGAGCACTGGCCAGCTTCGCCGCACGCTCGATCTGCGCACGGCTTGCGCCGGGCTTCGCATACGCGATGTTTTCGGCCAGCGAGCGATGGAACAACAGCGGCTCCTGCTGCACGATCGCAAGCTGGCTGCGCAGCGACGCCTGCTGGACGTTGGCGATATTCTGCCCGTCGATCGTGATCCGCCCGCCGCTTACGTCGTGCAGCCGCTGGATCAGCTTAATAAACGTCGTCTTGCCCGAGCCTGAATGGCCGACCAGGCCGACACGCTCGCCATGGACGATGCGCACAGAGAAATCCTTGTACAGCGGTGTCGGGTGAGCGCCGTATCGGAACGTCACGTGCTCGAAGCAGATCTCGCCCCGTCGAATCATGATACGCCCCGCGCCCGGTTTGTCGTCGATACCCAAGGGCTGCGCCTGCAACGACACCAGTTCCTCCATGTCGTTGACTGAACGCTGCAGGTTGCGGATGTGCATGCCCACGTCGCGCAGATACCCCTGCAACATAAAGAACATGGTCAGCGCAAAGGTGATATCGCCTACGCTGGCCAAATCGCGAACCCACAGCAGCAGGGCCGCTCCAAGCATCGCAGCCTGCATCGCGACCAACATGCTGCCCCGCACACTACCGCTGATCGTGCCGCGGATCCAAGTACGGCGCGTGCGTTGCCGCCACTTGCCGATCACACGGGCAAGGCGCATGTCCTCGCGCTGTTCAGCGCCAAACGCCTTCACCACGGCATTGCAACTGACCGCGTCGGCCAACGCGCCGCCCATCCGCGTGTCCCACGCATTACCCAGCCGCGCGGCCGGAGCCACGTAGCCAAGCGACAACATCACGGTGACTGCGACATACGCGATCGATCCGATGCCGACCACGATGCCCATCACCGGCCATTGCACGCCGAGCAGCACGGTGGCGCCAACGAGCATCACCAGCGACGGCAACAGCGCGATTAGCAATGTGTCGTTGAGCAGGTCCAGTGCCCACATGCCGCGCGTGATCTTGCGCACGGTCGAGCCGGCAAAGCTGTTCGCGTGCCAGTCGGCGGAGAAACGCTGCACGCGATAGAACGCGCTGGACGCAGTCTCGCTCATCATTTTTAACGTGAGCGCAATGATGCTCAAAAAACCGAACTGGCGCATCAACATGCCACCCAACCCCAGCGTCGCAACAGTCCAGAAGGCCGAAACCGCCGCGCCCCACGCGGCCTGCTTGCCTGCGGCGCCGCTCGCGCCGGTGGCGAGCGCATCGATCAGGCGTCCCGCATAAAGCGGCGTCAGCACATCGGCGAGCGCCGACAGCAACGCCAGTGATGCGATCGCCGCGATCCGCCAGGGCTGCTTGCCCCAATGCGAAAAGGTGAAACCGAGGACAGCCTTGAAGGCCTGCCCGCCAAAGTCGATTTTTTTTCGAGTCATTTGCAACCGCCCACGACTCGCGGGTCGCGGGACTGTCCCAAAAGAGAAACAGAAACGGACAGACGATGCGGACCGGATAAACCGGCGACAAGCAACGGATCTGTCGGGAAGCCGCGCGGGTGCTGGGCAACCCGCACCGGCAGCGATCTAACGATGATGTGGCGCCACACGTGGGACGGCGATCTGCGGCATCAGCATCACCGCGCCTCCCTCGGTGTCTGTTGATCAGAAAAGAAAAGCGGGAATGCCAAAAATCGAATCGTAGCAGCAGCACAATGCAACTGCAAACTACGACAATTTAACATGCTACGGCCACGACCAGGCGGTGTCGCGCCGCAACGCGCTCCACGGCGGTATCCTGCCTTATCGTAGCGACGCATAGCCCCTCACTTCCGGGCGCGCCCCGCCTTGCTCCTCACCCCGGCTTGTTCTATAGCACCGCTTGCACGCGGGCCAAGCTACCACACTGCCGATGCGATCCATCATCGTCGCCCGGAGCCGTACAATAATGGTTTTAGTCAGCCGCGCATGCGCTTCGCGCCCGCGCCAAGCTGCCCCCTCCAGCTTCGTCTCTATTACGCAAACCCGATGGCTCAATACGTCTTTACCATGAACCGGGTCGGCAAGATCGTGCCGCCCAAGCGACATATCCTAAAGGACATCTCGCTGTCATTCTTTCCTGGCGCGAAGATCGGCGTACTCGGCCTGAATGGCTCGGGCAAATCGACCTTGCTGAAAATCATGGCCGGATTGGACAAAGACATCGAGGGTGACGCCACCCCGATGTCTAACATCCAGATCGGCTACCTGCCCCAGGAACCACAACTTAACCCGCAACACACGGTCAAGCAAGCGGTCGAAGAAGGCCTCGGCGAGCTGTTCCACGCGCAGCAGCGGCTTGATGAAATCTACGCGGCCTATGCCGAACCGGACGCCGACTTTGACGCGCTGGCTGCCGAACAGGCGAAGTACGAGGCGATCCTGGCCACCGCCGAAGGCGGTAGCGCCGAGCAGCAACTCGAGGTGGCAGCCGACGCGCTGCGACTGCCGCCATGGGACGCCAGGATCGAGCACTTGTCCGGCGGCGAAAAACGCCGTGTCGCGCTGTGCAAGCTGCTGCTGCAAAAGCCCGACATGCTGCTGCTCGATGAGCCGACGAACCACCTCGACGCGGAATCGGTCGAGTGGCTCGAACAGTTTCTGGTGCGCTTCCCGGGCACGGTCGTGGCCGTCACGCACGATCGCTACTTCTTGGATAACGCAGCGCAGTGGATTCTGGAACTGGATCGGGGCCACGGCATCCCGTGGAAAGGCAATTACAGCAGTTGGCTGGACCAGAAGGAAACTCGCTTAAAGCAGGAAGAGGCGGCGGAGTCCGCTCGTCAGAAGGCGATCCATAAGGAACTGGAGTGGGTACGCCAGAACCCGAAGGGCCGCCAGGCCAAGTCCAAGGCGCGTATCGCCCGCTTTGAGGAACTGAACAGCGTCGAATACCAGAAGCGCAACGAGACACAGGAAATCTTCATCCCGGTGGGCGAGCGTCTCGGCAACGAAGTCATCGAGTTCCAGAACGTCAGCAAAAGCTTCGGCGACCGCCTGCTGATCGACAATCTGAGCTTTTCGGTACCGCCCGGCGCGATCGTCGGCATCATCGGGCCGAACGGTGCGGGCAAGTCGACGCTGTTCCGGATGATCACGGGCCGCGAGCAACCGGACTGCGGCACCGTCAAGCTCGGACCCACGGTCAAACTCGCCTACGTGGACCAAAGCCGGGATGCGCTGGCCGCCGACAAGACGGTGTTCGAGGAGATTTCCGGCGGCGCGGACGTGCTGACGGTCGGCCGCTACGAAACGCCGTCGCGCGCGTACATCGGCCGCTTCAATTTCCGCGGCGCCGACCAACAAAAGCAGGTGGGGAACCTGTCGGGGGGCGAACGCGGACGGTTGCACATGGCCAAGACGCTGATCGCCGGGGGCAACGTGCTGCTGCTGGACGAACCATCAAATGACCTGGACGTCGAAACGTTGCGCGCGCTCGAGGATGCGCTGCTCGAATTCGCGGGATCGGTGATGGTGATTTCGCACGATCGCTGGTTCCTGGACCGGATTGCCACGCACATCCTCGCGTTCGAAGGCGATTCGCAGGTGGTGTTCTTCAATGGCAACTACCAGGAATATGAAGCCGACAAGCGGGCGCGTCTCGGCGACGAGGCAGCCGCACCAAAGCGGCTGCGGTACAAGCCGATCACGCGTTGACATCCGGTCGCGGGCCGCTTATGCGTCAGATTGGCGCAGTACGGGCCTCGAGCCACGCTTTCGCGTCGCCGCTCAAATGCTTGCCGACCCGCTCACGCACTTGCGCGTGGTAAGCGTTGAGCCAGGCCACTTCGTCTTCACGCAGCAACGACCGCTCGATGCAGCGGGTATCGATCGGGCACAGCGTCAGCGTCTCGAAGCAGAGGAACTCGCCGAACTCGGTCGTGCGCGCCGGCTGGCTCAGCAACAGGTTTTCGATGCGGATGCCCCACTGGCCGGGACGGTAGATACCAGGCTCGTTCGACGTGATCATGCCTTTTTCCATCGCCGTGTAGGACTCGGCCGGCGCGTAGTGCGAAATCACCTGCGGTCCTTCATGCACGTTCAGGAAATAGCCGACCCCATGGCCCGTGCCGTGCCCAAAGTCCATGCATGCGTCCCAAATCGGCGCCCGTGCTATCGCGTCTAGCATCGGCGAGCGCACGCCACGCGGAAACGTCGTGCGCGACAGCGCAATCATACCTTTGAGCACCAGCGTGAAATCGCGCCGCTGCTCGGCACTGGTCCGGCCCACCGGCACGACGCGTGTAATATCGGTGGTGCCGCCCAGATACTGACCGCCGGAGTCGATCAACAGCAGACCGTCGCCCTCGATCAGCGCATGCGACTGCGGCGTTGCGCGATAGTGCGGCATCGCGCCGTTGGCGTTGAACGCAGCGATCGTTGGAAAGCTAAGGGACACGAAGCCGGGGCGGCGTGCTCGCGCGGCGGTGAGCTTTTCGTCGATCGTCAACTCGGTGATGCGCTCACGCCCGAGCGCCTGTTCGAACCACGCGAAGCATTCCGCGAGCGCGGC
This region of Mycetohabitans endofungorum genomic DNA includes:
- a CDS encoding site-specific DNA-methyltransferase codes for the protein MTQNLQNAPQADSDKASRLNAAEYENLPRETLIEMLRRRDRQTPYGLVWESKNIVQDKALNRDFVALELNPSLSCGAAPWRNLIIEGDNYDALRNLVSTYAGQVKLIYIDPPYNTGRKDFVYNDSYFDSTNRYRHSTWLEFMYQRLRLAKDLLTEDGVIFVSIDDNELFNLGLLMNKVFGEGNFIANVIWQKVYSPKNTAIHFSDDHEYVLIYTADRNIWRPNPLPRSAEQDKAYKNLDNDARGVWKAENMTARNPYSAGRYPVTCPSGRVIEGPPAGTYWRISKEKLLELDADNRIWWGKNGNNTPAVKRFLSEVKQGVVPQTLWTYDAVGHTQDAKKQLNEILSKDRNEDVFSTPKPLQLMDRILRLATKPGDLVLDFFAGSGTLAQAMLQLNKEDGGERRFILVSNTEATDSEPDKNLCRDVCATRVRRAIEGYTSAKAGQVEGLGGDFAYVRARHIPTHRLEERLDDGMVWSYIQMKHHHPLSERGRLISVSAWMQEVIIYVPNTTAKMKTALREALAEHPQAIVYTWTPAALVDVVNENNLREVPSDLTRGFRFGKLGGVQA
- the ychF gene encoding redox-regulated ATPase YchF — encoded protein: MSLKCGIVGLPNVGKSTLFNALTKAGIAAENYPFCTIEPNVGVVEVPDPRLDALAQIVKPERVLPAVVEFVDIAGLVAGASKGEGLGNQFLANIRETDAITHVVRCFDDDNVIHVAGKVDPLADIEVIHTELALADLATVEKALARYSKAAKSGNDKEAVKLAAVLDKVRAQLDQVRPVRAMDLSEDERALIKPFCLITAKPTMYVANVREDGFENNPYLDAVRGYAAKEGSPVVAVCAAIEAEIAELPDDEKGIFLSDMGMDEPGLNRVIRAGFKLLGLQTYFTAGVKEVRAWTIHVGDTAPQAAGVIHTDFERGFIRAQTISYDDYITYKGEQGAKEAGKMRAEGKEYVVQDGDVMNFLFNV
- a CDS encoding ABC transporter ATP-binding protein, with the translated sequence MTRKKIDFGGQAFKAVLGFTFSHWGKQPWRIAAIASLALLSALADVLTPLYAGRLIDALATGASGAAGKQAAWGAAVSAFWTVATLGLGGMLMRQFGFLSIIALTLKMMSETASSAFYRVQRFSADWHANSFAGSTVRKITRGMWALDLLNDTLLIALLPSLVMLVGATVLLGVQWPVMGIVVGIGSIAYVAVTVMLSLGYVAPAARLGNAWDTRMGGALADAVSCNAVVKAFGAEQREDMRLARVIGKWRQRTRRTWIRGTISGSVRGSMLVAMQAAMLGAALLLWVRDLASVGDITFALTMFFMLQGYLRDVGMHIRNLQRSVNDMEELVSLQAQPLGIDDKPGAGRIMIRRGEICFEHVTFRYGAHPTPLYKDFSVRIVHGERVGLVGHSGSGKTTFIKLIQRLHDVSGGRITIDGQNIANVQQASLRSQLAIVQQEPLLFHRSLAENIAYAKPGASRAQIERAAKLASAHDFITALPDGYETLVGERGIKLSGGERQRVAIARAFLADAPILILDEATSSLDSESEVLIQRAMERLMMGRTTLVVAHRLSTVRTLDRLLVMDKGRIVEEGSHDELIRVEGGFYRRLFERQALELTRGWDATGATVGRRQAAAAGVPDADWSLPLPE
- the ettA gene encoding energy-dependent translational throttle protein EttA: MAQYVFTMNRVGKIVPPKRHILKDISLSFFPGAKIGVLGLNGSGKSTLLKIMAGLDKDIEGDATPMSNIQIGYLPQEPQLNPQHTVKQAVEEGLGELFHAQQRLDEIYAAYAEPDADFDALAAEQAKYEAILATAEGGSAEQQLEVAADALRLPPWDARIEHLSGGEKRRVALCKLLLQKPDMLLLDEPTNHLDAESVEWLEQFLVRFPGTVVAVTHDRYFLDNAAQWILELDRGHGIPWKGNYSSWLDQKETRLKQEEAAESARQKAIHKELEWVRQNPKGRQAKSKARIARFEELNSVEYQKRNETQEIFIPVGERLGNEVIEFQNVSKSFGDRLLIDNLSFSVPPGAIVGIIGPNGAGKSTLFRMITGREQPDCGTVKLGPTVKLAYVDQSRDALAADKTVFEEISGGADVLTVGRYETPSRAYIGRFNFRGADQQKQVGNLSGGERGRLHMAKTLIAGGNVLLLDEPSNDLDVETLRALEDALLEFAGSVMVISHDRWFLDRIATHILAFEGDSQVVFFNGNYQEYEADKRARLGDEAAAPKRLRYKPITR